One window from the genome of bacterium BMS3Abin14 encodes:
- a CDS encoding putative Mg(2+) transport ATPase: MFLGNTLLGSSDLAILAKLLLAALAGAIVGLEREKHGRPAGLRTNMLVSVGACTMMIISEAFYLKYGAVAGDSVLRIDPARTAAQIITGIGFLGAGVILKDGPTVRGLTTAATLWVVAGLGMSFGMGFLSLGVLSTVLVLFSLIFMRKVDVLIKKDRYLPVSITGFRRASLYDDIHKVVDDLGMVVIESSSRVDLVEDEAFFRMVLGKRGKRSGGEILAAIEEIKGIKKIQIG, from the coding sequence ATGTTTCTCGGCAACACACTTCTTGGAAGTTCCGATCTCGCCATTCTGGCGAAGCTTCTCCTGGCCGCCCTGGCCGGCGCTATCGTGGGTTTGGAGAGGGAAAAACACGGGCGACCCGCGGGGCTTCGCACCAATATGCTGGTGAGCGTGGGCGCCTGCACAATGATGATCATATCAGAGGCGTTCTATCTCAAGTATGGGGCGGTTGCCGGTGATTCGGTCCTGCGCATCGACCCGGCCAGAACAGCGGCGCAGATCATCACGGGCATCGGATTCCTCGGCGCCGGGGTTATTCTCAAGGATGGGCCAACTGTGAGAGGGCTGACCACGGCCGCCACCCTTTGGGTAGTGGCGGGCCTCGGGATGTCCTTCGGTATGGGCTTCCTGTCGCTTGGCGTCCTCTCCACGGTTCTTGTGCTTTTCAGCCTTATATTCATGAGAAAAGTGGACGTGTTGATCAAGAAGGACCGCTACCTGCCCGTCAGCATCACCGGCTTCCGGCGCGCCTCTCTTTACGATGACATCCATAAAGTGGTGGACGACCTGGGCATGGTCGTAATCGAGTCCAGTTCCAGGGTAGACCTCGTTGAGGACGAGGCCTTTTTCAGGATGGTTCTCGGAAAACGGGGGAAGCGTTCCGGAGGGGAAATTCTGGCGGCCATCGAAGAGATTAAGGGAATCAAAAAGATCCAGATCGGTTAG